The Microcystis panniformis FACHB-1757 region TTTGCTCAACAACTCGATGTTGACCTTGATGACATTGATATTGAAGAACCTTTTGATAATTATGAACTCGACTCACGAAAAGCGTTAGTTTTATTAGGACGCTTAGAAAAATGGCTCGGAAAGGAATTAAATCCTGTGGTCATTTTTAACTATCCCACCATTGCTGAATTAGCAACCCGATTAGGGGAATTATATCTTTAACTTTTTCTTGTATTCTTTCTTATTCACTCTCTTCCTCATCACATTTTAGGAGAATTTCACCAATGGTTGCTACTAACACTAATGAGTATGATGTTGTGATTATGGGAGCAGGTTTCGCCGGGGTCTGTCAAGCAAGACACTTACTTCTAAATGTTCCCAACATTAAAATTGCACTGATCGATCCTCGTCCAGAAGAAAGAACTAATAAAGACCTCAAAATTGGCGAATCAATGGTGGAAATTGCCACCTTATTTGTCTGCAAAGAATTGGGGTTATATGAGTATATGATCGAAAATCATCCTCCCAAATTTGGACTAAACTTCCATTGGCCGAAAAAGAAGGACAAAACGACTACCACTGATGATTATTATCATATTTGGAATAATCGTCAACCGCCTTTGGCTTCCTTTCAAATGAACCGGGCAAAATTTGAACGGGATCTCCTAAAAATGAATAAAGCGATGGGAGCAACTTTTTATCAAGGTCGAGTTGTAGATGTTGATTTAACCTCAAAAGATGAACTCAAAACCGTTATCGCTAAAGTCGAAAATGAACAGATAACTCTCAAAGCAAAGCACGTTATTGATGCCGCAGGACGGAAGTTTATTATTGGTCAAAAAACCGATAATCTCCTATTTGGAGCAGATAATCTTTTTGGACTTGATACCGGTTCTGTTTGGGTTAGAGTTAACAATATTGATCGCACCATTTTTCACGATGGTTATGATCCTTATGGTACAACTTGTAGCCATTACTATGCAACCAATCATTGGTTTGGTCATGGTCATTGGTTATGGATGATTCCCACAGAAAAAGACTCCCAAGAAATCTCTATTGGAATTGCTCAACATCGCAGTGTTATCGCCAACGACCAAATTAATACTCAAGAGAAGTTTTATGCTTTCCTAAAAGCCAATCACAATCTACTTTATCGCTTAGTCACCTCTGGCGAAAATGTCGATTTTCATTATCTTCCTAGAGTTTCCCATACTAGCAAAACGATGTTTTCTCAAGATAATTGGTATGTAGTTGGAGATGCTGCTTGTATTTTTGATCCCTTTTACTCTTTGGGAACAAGTATGATTGCTTTTGCGATTGAAAGTATCACGGAAATTATTCGTTCTCAACTTGCAGGAGAAGCGGATACAGAAGAAAAACGGGCTGCTTACAATGACTTTAACCTTACCTATACTCGATTGAATAATCATCTCATTGAACACCATGATAAACAATTAGGTCATGCTAGTATCATGAGTTGGCGTATTTATGCCGAATATATGTGGTGGTTTGGGATTCAAATTCCCCTTTATGTCGGCAAATGGCATTTAGATACTGGCTTTATTTCCCGTTATGTGCCAAAAGTTCAAGCGGATATAAAAGGATATTGGCATCATCTCTATGAACAATTTAACCAATTAGTTGAGCAGAATAAAAATATTGGTTTTATGGATGCTCATCGTACTGATCAATTAATCTGGGGTTATCATACCCTCAAACACTTCGATGACTTTATCGAAAACACTAAATTTGAACCAAGACGGTGCAATGTTTTCGCTGGAATTAAAGCGACCAGTTTTTATACAGCAGTTTGGTATGCAAAGTTCCTCTGGAAAGGATTTGGTTTTTCAGCTTTTCTCAATCCAAAAAATCTGTCCTATCTGTTTGGACATCTTAATGGCGCAGTTCAATCTGCCATTACGGAAATGGTCTATAAATATTTGACTCGTAAGCTTTCTGATAATAGCCAAATTGAACAAACTCGCCAAGAATTTACCAACTATCGTTATCGTCCTCAACTAAATCCTTGGGTAAAAAAAGAAGTAAAAAGATCGCCCGAAAAAATACCTATTATTGTCTAAATTTGGGTTAATCACTTAGGCATAGGTAAAAGATAACATCACAAATCACAAGATAGCATCTTTTACCTTTAACCCTCCGCAATTGCTGTCTATTACTTACGGATCTCTCAACTATGAAACCTATTGCAATTATTGGGATTGGCTGTCGTTTTCCTCAAGCCAATAATCCTCAGGAATTCTGGCAATTATTATCAAAGGGAATTGACGGCATCACCGAAATTCCTAAGGAGCGCTGGAATATTAATGAATATTATGATGAGAATCCTGAAACACAGGGGAAAATGAATTCTCGTCATGGGGGATTTTTATCGCAAGTTGATGGTTTTGATCCTAATTTTTTCGGGATTTCTCCTAGAGAAGCCTTATTAATGGATCCTCAGCAACGCTTACTCTTAGAAGTAGCTTGGGAAACCATTGAAGATGCAGGAATAACACGGGAACAATTAGCAGGATCGAAAACAGGTGTATTTGTGGGAATTGCCACAAACGATTATAGTCGCATTCATGCAGGATATAGCCACCAACCTCAAGGCTATGATTTAACAGGAAACTGCACAAATATCGCAGCCGGTCGTCTTTCCTATCTTTTTAACTTAAAAGGTCCTAGTTTAGCGGTAGATACGGCTTGTTCTTCCTCTTTGGTCGCAGTGCATCTCGCTTGTCAAAGTTTATGGAATGATGAGTCTTCAATGGCGATCGCAGCAGGGGTTAACCTGATTTTATCCCCTATTGGTAATATTGCGTTAAGCAAATTGAAAGCCTTGTCTCCTGATGGACGTTGCAAAACCTTTGATGAAAGCGCCAATGGATATGTGCGAAGTGAGGGAGTCGGTTGTATTATTCTTAAACCGTTGGCTCAAGCGATCGCAGATAAGGATTCCATTTATGCGTTAATTAGAGGAACTGCTATTAATCATGATGGACGCAGCAAGGGGTTAACGGTTCCTTATGGACCGGCACAAGAAAGCTTGATTCGATCAGCCTTGAAAAATGCTGAAATTGAGCCAAAAGAGCTTAATTATGTGGAATTACACGGGACGGGAACATCTTTAGGCGATCCCATCGAAGCGATGGCCTTGGGATCTGTGTTAGAAGAAGGACGAGACAAGGATAATCCTTGTTTGGTGGGATCGGTAAAAAGTAATATAGGACATCTCGAAGCAGCGGCAGGAATTGCCAGTGTGATTAAGATGGCACTTTCCCTGAAAAACAAGCAAATTCCGCCCAGTCTGCATTTTAACAAGCCGAATCCTTATATTCCCTTTGATAAGTTACCCCTTAAACTTCAATCATCTTTAATTACCTGGCCACAACAGGAAACAACCGCCAAGGTGGGAATTAGTTCTTTTGGATTTTCGGGAACAAACGCTCATATTATCTTGGAAGAAGCTAATTTATCTCACCAAGAACCAATTTCCTTAACTTTCCCTCATTTACTTCCTTTATCTGCCCATA contains the following coding sequences:
- a CDS encoding acyl carrier protein, whose product is MMTTVQSPCTVEDIQNWLVDQFAQQLDVDLDDIDIEEPFDNYELDSRKALVLLGRLEKWLGKELNPVVIFNYPTIAELATRLGELYL
- a CDS encoding NAD(P)/FAD-dependent oxidoreductase is translated as MVATNTNEYDVVIMGAGFAGVCQARHLLLNVPNIKIALIDPRPEERTNKDLKIGESMVEIATLFVCKELGLYEYMIENHPPKFGLNFHWPKKKDKTTTTDDYYHIWNNRQPPLASFQMNRAKFERDLLKMNKAMGATFYQGRVVDVDLTSKDELKTVIAKVENEQITLKAKHVIDAAGRKFIIGQKTDNLLFGADNLFGLDTGSVWVRVNNIDRTIFHDGYDPYGTTCSHYYATNHWFGHGHWLWMIPTEKDSQEISIGIAQHRSVIANDQINTQEKFYAFLKANHNLLYRLVTSGENVDFHYLPRVSHTSKTMFSQDNWYVVGDAACIFDPFYSLGTSMIAFAIESITEIIRSQLAGEADTEEKRAAYNDFNLTYTRLNNHLIEHHDKQLGHASIMSWRIYAEYMWWFGIQIPLYVGKWHLDTGFISRYVPKVQADIKGYWHHLYEQFNQLVEQNKNIGFMDAHRTDQLIWGYHTLKHFDDFIENTKFEPRRCNVFAGIKATSFYTAVWYAKFLWKGFGFSAFLNPKNLSYLFGHLNGAVQSAITEMVYKYLTRKLSDNSQIEQTRQEFTNYRYRPQLNPWVKKEVKRSPEKIPIIV